Proteins from a genomic interval of Treponema succinifaciens DSM 2489:
- a CDS encoding Na+/H+ antiporter NhaC family protein, with protein MIGTFWSLVPPVVAICLALITKEVYSSLFIGILIGGLFYSGFSFAGTINHVFKDGFVGSLSDSYNVGILIFLVILGIMVALMNKAGGSAAFGEWAKKRIKSKKNAQIATIFLGIIVFIDDYFNCLTVGSVMRPITDRYKVSKEKLAYLIDSTAAPVCIIAPISSWAAAVTGFVEGEDGFQLFIKAIPYNFYALLTIFALFAIVISGVDFGPMKGFEALSSSSSSNELEEEKLPTAKGKVLDLVFPIISLIVFCVIGMIYTGGFFASGEDHRGFVAAFSGCDASVGLMYGSFGALILTLIVFVLRRVLSFKDCMSCIPDGFKAMVPAILILTLAWTLKSMTDSLGSKEFVSSFVQTYASGMLNFLPAIVFVIGAFLAFATGTSWGTFGILIPIVVAVFNGSDYNLMIISISACMAGAVCGDHCSPISDTTIMASAGAECVHVNHVNSQLPYALSVAGVSFICYLIAGLVKNPILPILFGMIVIAGFLFFLKKHQKAEA; from the coding sequence ATGATAGGAACATTTTGGTCTTTAGTTCCGCCGGTCGTAGCAATTTGTCTGGCGCTTATAACAAAGGAAGTTTATTCTTCTTTATTTATCGGAATTTTAATTGGCGGTCTTTTTTATTCAGGATTCAGTTTTGCAGGAACAATAAATCATGTTTTTAAAGACGGGTTCGTAGGCTCTCTGTCTGATTCTTACAACGTAGGAATTTTGATTTTCCTTGTTATTCTTGGAATAATGGTTGCGCTCATGAACAAGGCTGGTGGTTCTGCGGCTTTTGGTGAATGGGCAAAAAAACGCATAAAGTCAAAAAAGAATGCGCAGATTGCAACTATTTTTCTTGGAATAATTGTTTTCATTGATGACTATTTTAACTGCCTCACAGTTGGAAGCGTAATGCGTCCGATTACAGACAGATATAAAGTTTCAAAAGAAAAACTTGCTTATCTTATTGATTCAACTGCGGCTCCAGTTTGCATTATTGCGCCTATCAGTTCTTGGGCTGCGGCTGTAACAGGATTTGTTGAAGGCGAAGACGGATTTCAGCTTTTTATAAAAGCGATTCCTTATAATTTTTACGCGCTTCTTACAATTTTTGCTCTTTTTGCAATTGTTATTTCCGGAGTTGATTTTGGTCCTATGAAAGGCTTTGAAGCTTTGTCATCTTCATCTTCTTCCAATGAACTTGAAGAGGAAAAACTTCCAACTGCAAAAGGAAAAGTTCTGGATCTTGTGTTCCCTATAATTTCGCTCATCGTTTTCTGCGTAATTGGAATGATTTATACAGGCGGATTTTTTGCTTCAGGCGAAGACCACCGCGGATTTGTTGCGGCTTTTTCTGGCTGTGATGCTTCTGTCGGACTTATGTACGGTTCTTTTGGCGCGCTGATTTTAACTTTGATTGTTTTTGTTTTGCGCCGTGTTTTGAGTTTTAAAGACTGCATGTCTTGTATTCCAGACGGATTTAAAGCCATGGTTCCTGCGATTTTGATTTTGACGCTCGCCTGGACTTTGAAATCTATGACAGACAGTCTTGGCTCAAAAGAATTTGTTTCATCATTTGTTCAGACTTATGCTTCTGGAATGCTGAATTTTCTTCCTGCGATTGTATTCGTAATTGGCGCGTTCCTTGCATTTGCAACTGGAACTTCCTGGGGAACTTTTGGAATTCTTATTCCTATTGTAGTCGCCGTGTTTAACGGAAGTGATTACAACCTTATGATTATTTCAATTTCAGCGTGCATGGCAGGAGCTGTTTGCGGAGACCACTGTTCGCCGATTTCTGATACAACTATAATGGCAAGCGCTGGCGCGGAATGTGTTCACGTGAACCATGTTAATTCGCAGCTTCCTTACGCACTTTCCGTTGCAGGCGTTTCTTTTATTTGCTATCTGATTGCGGGTCTTGTAAAAAATCCAATTCTTCCTATTTTGTTCGGAATGATTGTGATTGCAGGATTTTTATTTTTCCTTAAAAAACATCAGAAAGCAGAAGCTTAA
- the rsxE gene encoding electron transport complex subunit RsxE, giving the protein MNKQLQIFTNGFLKENPLLVLNIGLCSSLGVTTSIFNGLGMGMSMTFVLLMSELVISVFRKYIPNAIRLPIFIIIIAAFTTIVQFVLQAYVESLYDALGVFLPLIVVNCIIMGRVESFASKNNVGNSILDALGMGIGYTCVLVVISLVREFFGGGTLMAGTSVKLELIPEAYRIGILNSAPGGFIVFGLLGAAVQALKNKKEAAK; this is encoded by the coding sequence ATGAACAAGCAGCTTCAAATTTTTACAAACGGTTTCTTAAAGGAAAATCCGCTTTTGGTTTTAAATATCGGCTTGTGTTCTTCGCTTGGAGTTACAACAAGTATTTTTAACGGACTTGGAATGGGAATGAGCATGACATTTGTTCTTCTTATGAGCGAGCTTGTAATCAGCGTTTTTAGAAAATACATTCCCAACGCAATCCGCCTTCCAATTTTTATAATTATTATTGCGGCGTTTACAACTATTGTTCAGTTTGTGCTTCAGGCTTATGTTGAATCTTTGTATGATGCGCTTGGAGTTTTTCTTCCGCTGATTGTTGTAAACTGCATTATCATGGGACGCGTTGAATCTTTCGCTTCAAAAAACAATGTTGGAAATTCTATTCTCGATGCGCTCGGAATGGGAATTGGCTACACTTGCGTTCTCGTTGTGATTTCGCTTGTGCGTGAATTTTTTGGCGGCGGAACTTTGATGGCTGGAACTTCTGTAAAGCTTGAGCTTATTCCTGAAGCGTACAGAATTGGAATTTTAAACAGCGCGCCGGGCGGCTTCATTGTTTTTGGACTTCTTGGTGCGGCAGTTCAGGCTTTAAAAAATAAAAAGGAGGCTGCAAAATGA
- a CDS encoding RnfABCDGE type electron transport complex subunit B → MNTIILTVVIALLIGFVLGTLLGLFKKIFSVEVDPKVSQAREALPGANCGGCGYAGCDSFAVAVVKGEAPANGCVAGGPSVSTALNKILGLSGDESDSAKKAAVLACHGTTECAGTKGIYNGVQTCKAAQLSVNGTKLCAFGCIGLGDCVSSCPFGALSMGDDGLPHVDYSKCVGCGKCAKACPKKLFSITNIELKGPVALCSCHNDNKPQIRKDCSAGCFKCGICAKKCPEQCIDLSSGIPAVDYSKCTSCGTCVSSCPDKVLKFMQELTAV, encoded by the coding sequence ATGAATACGATTATTTTAACAGTTGTTATTGCTCTGCTGATTGGTTTTGTTCTTGGCACACTTCTAGGGCTTTTTAAAAAAATATTTTCAGTTGAAGTTGATCCAAAAGTTTCCCAGGCAAGAGAAGCTCTTCCCGGCGCTAACTGCGGAGGATGCGGATATGCTGGTTGCGATTCGTTTGCTGTGGCTGTTGTAAAAGGCGAAGCTCCTGCAAATGGATGTGTTGCAGGCGGACCGTCTGTTTCTACGGCGTTAAATAAAATTTTGGGCTTGTCTGGCGATGAGTCTGATTCTGCAAAAAAGGCGGCTGTTCTTGCTTGCCACGGAACAACTGAATGCGCTGGAACAAAAGGAATTTACAACGGCGTTCAGACTTGCAAAGCCGCCCAGCTTTCCGTGAATGGAACAAAGCTTTGCGCTTTTGGCTGCATTGGTCTTGGCGACTGCGTTTCTTCTTGTCCGTTTGGCGCATTGTCAATGGGAGACGACGGGCTTCCTCATGTTGATTATTCAAAGTGTGTTGGCTGCGGAAAATGTGCAAAGGCTTGTCCTAAAAAACTTTTCAGCATTACAAACATTGAATTAAAAGGTCCTGTCGCGCTTTGTTCTTGCCATAACGACAATAAGCCTCAGATTAGAAAAGACTGTTCTGCCGGATGCTTTAAATGCGGAATTTGCGCAAAAAAATGTCCTGAGCAGTGCATTGATCTTTCTTCTGGAATTCCTGCGGTTGATTATTCAAAATGTACAAGCTGCGGAACTTGTGTTTCCTCTTGCCCTGACAAAGTTTTGAAATTCATGCAGGAACTTACTGCTGTATAA
- a CDS encoding SPOR domain-containing protein, with protein MEQKRTIWIVLAAGIFLSVVLGAAVILYASEAKKNTTALYQRSAGSVWMSPETAQQKHAESFSNGIDFPSEPPVEEKNINPAEVNNSSVTSNIESPAEGKTSIENTDSRIAQTDNVTVISTGNTSVYNVGDTSTTTIDLNALKNTASASSNVTAQNKAAETAIRETNAVHRNVEKDSPVVEKKISSPKASASSNKNSISSKSSAQVSSAPKKSTQSSASKTAPAKKVSDRFWVQAGSYTTTKNADEARGILESNKIPCEVFTFTDAKGVLHYRVRVGPYTTKSEAEYWKQRIDTISLFAKNGTYVTNTSAAK; from the coding sequence ATGGAACAGAAAAGAACTATTTGGATTGTACTTGCGGCTGGAATTTTTTTGTCAGTTGTGCTTGGTGCCGCTGTAATTCTTTATGCGTCTGAAGCTAAAAAAAATACAACTGCTCTCTATCAGCGTTCTGCTGGCTCGGTTTGGATGTCTCCAGAAACTGCACAGCAAAAACACGCGGAATCATTTTCAAATGGAATTGATTTTCCGAGCGAGCCTCCTGTTGAAGAAAAAAACATAAATCCTGCGGAAGTAAATAATTCTTCTGTAACTTCAAATATTGAATCTCCTGCGGAAGGAAAAACTTCTATTGAAAATACTGACTCAAGAATTGCGCAGACAGACAACGTTACTGTTATTTCTACAGGAAACACAAGCGTTTATAATGTTGGAGACACATCGACTACAACAATTGATTTGAACGCATTGAAAAACACAGCTTCCGCATCTAGCAATGTTACAGCTCAGAACAAGGCTGCTGAAACTGCAATCAGAGAAACAAATGCCGTTCACCGCAATGTTGAAAAAGATTCTCCTGTAGTTGAAAAGAAAATTTCTTCACCAAAGGCTTCTGCGTCTAGCAATAAAAATTCAATTTCTTCAAAAAGCTCTGCGCAAGTTTCTTCAGCTCCAAAAAAATCAACACAGTCTTCTGCTTCAAAAACTGCGCCGGCAAAAAAAGTTTCCGACAGATTCTGGGTTCAGGCTGGCTCTTACACAACGACAAAAAATGCTGACGAAGCCAGAGGAATTCTTGAGTCGAATAAAATTCCATGCGAAGTCTTTACATTTACAGATGCAAAAGGCGTGCTTCATTACCGCGTAAGAGTCGGACCTTATACAACAAAAAGTGAAGCAGAATATTGGAAGCAAAGAATCGATACAATTTCTTTGTTTGCAAAAAATGGAACTTACGTTACAAATACTAGCGCGGCAAAATAA
- a CDS encoding uracil-xanthine permease family protein has translation MSNDNLNAVYDARTLGKPRMLALGVQHMFAMFGATVLVPQLTGLSVSSTLLFAGIGTLIFHFFTKGKVPAFLGSSFAFLAGYMTIAPNGEKHLLPYACLGVACSAALYFLLAVLVKVFGVKKVMRFFPPVVTGPIIISIGLTLSQSAVDNCSRNWLVAFSAVLVIVACVIWGRRMIKIIPILLAAVVSYVFAGILGEVDFTSVKNAAWIGLPVLKENTVFAIFENPDTSLIITSIVTIVPIAIATMMEHIGDIAAISSTVNRNYFENPGLHRTLFGDGLATLVASLFGAPANTTYGENTGVLTLSRVYDPRVIRIAAVIAILFSFSPKFAALISAMPAATCGGISIVLYGMISAVGVRNIVESQVDFKNSRNVIIAALILVLSIGIKYSSAGAVNIHIGGLTLGLSGLATGALIGIILNMLLPEKKASEKE, from the coding sequence ATGTCTAATGATAATTTAAATGCGGTTTATGATGCGCGCACTTTGGGAAAGCCTAGAATGCTTGCGCTTGGTGTTCAGCACATGTTTGCAATGTTCGGCGCAACGGTTCTTGTTCCGCAGCTTACGGGGCTTAGCGTTTCTTCTACGCTTTTGTTTGCCGGAATCGGAACTCTTATATTTCATTTTTTTACAAAAGGAAAAGTTCCGGCTTTCTTAGGCTCGTCGTTTGCTTTTCTTGCCGGCTACATGACAATCGCCCCGAATGGTGAAAAACATCTTTTGCCTTATGCGTGTCTTGGCGTTGCTTGTTCTGCTGCTTTGTATTTTTTGCTTGCTGTTCTTGTAAAAGTTTTCGGTGTAAAAAAAGTAATGCGCTTTTTTCCGCCGGTTGTAACAGGTCCGATTATAATTTCGATTGGACTTACGCTTTCACAGTCGGCAGTAGACAATTGCTCAAGAAACTGGCTTGTTGCTTTTTCTGCGGTTCTTGTAATTGTTGCCTGCGTTATCTGGGGAAGGAGAATGATAAAAATTATTCCGATTCTTCTTGCGGCTGTCGTTTCTTATGTCTTTGCAGGAATCCTTGGCGAAGTTGATTTTACTTCTGTAAAAAATGCGGCTTGGATTGGGCTTCCGGTTCTCAAGGAAAATACAGTTTTTGCAATTTTTGAAAATCCAGACACTTCATTAATTATAACTTCTATAGTTACGATTGTTCCGATTGCGATTGCAACCATGATGGAGCATATCGGAGATATTGCCGCCATTTCATCAACTGTAAACAGAAATTATTTTGAAAATCCCGGACTTCACAGAACACTTTTCGGCGACGGACTTGCAACTCTTGTTGCTTCACTTTTCGGCGCACCTGCAAATACAACTTACGGCGAAAATACCGGCGTTCTTACTTTGTCAAGAGTTTACGATCCTCGTGTAATCAGAATTGCAGCGGTGATTGCGATTTTGTTTTCGTTCTCTCCAAAGTTTGCGGCGTTAATAAGCGCGATGCCGGCTGCGACTTGCGGCGGAATTTCAATTGTTCTATATGGAATGATATCCGCAGTCGGCGTAAGAAACATTGTTGAGAGCCAGGTTGATTTCAAGAATTCACGCAACGTAATTATCGCGGCTCTGATTCTTGTTCTTTCAATCGGAATAAAATATAGTTCCGCCGGAGCTGTAAACATTCACATCGGCGGTCTGACTCTCGGACTTTCCGGCTTGGCAACTGGAGCTTTGATTGGAATCATTTTGAATATGCTTTTGCCTGAAAAAAAGGCTTCGGAAAAAGAGTAG
- the coaE gene encoding dephospho-CoA kinase (Dephospho-CoA kinase (CoaE) performs the final step in coenzyme A biosynthesis.), protein MVLCVTGPMAAGKNAASSILESMGFASIDADLIGHDAVEICKGKILEEFSSLAQKNKIQLLNPDGKINRKNLGQLIFKDKMLVKKQENIVFPYINSVLEKFIDANSEKNIAVNATVLYKVNAMKKIDKILFIDSPALVRFLRAKKRDRMKSLQIIERFFSQRFLFSQYKKTGIEIFRIINCGNLSSLQKKIERVVFKN, encoded by the coding sequence ATGGTTTTGTGTGTTACAGGACCGATGGCGGCAGGAAAAAATGCGGCAAGTTCAATTCTTGAAAGCATGGGATTTGCTTCGATTGATGCGGACTTGATTGGCCATGACGCAGTTGAAATTTGCAAGGGAAAAATTCTTGAGGAATTTTCTTCTTTGGCGCAGAAAAATAAAATTCAGCTTTTAAATCCAGATGGAAAAATCAACAGAAAAAATCTTGGGCAGCTTATATTTAAAGATAAAATGCTTGTGAAAAAACAGGAGAACATTGTATTTCCGTATATAAATTCAGTTTTGGAAAAATTCATAGATGCCAATTCTGAAAAAAATATTGCGGTCAATGCGACTGTTTTGTACAAAGTGAATGCAATGAAAAAAATTGATAAAATTCTTTTTATTGACAGTCCGGCTCTTGTTAGATTTTTGCGCGCTAAAAAAAGAGACAGAATGAAATCGCTTCAGATTATTGAAAGATTTTTTTCTCAAAGATTTTTGTTCAGCCAATATAAAAAAACTGGAATTGAAATTTTCAGAATCATAAACTGCGGAAATCTTTCTTCGCTTCAAAAAAAAATTGAGCGCGTAGTTTTTAAGAATTAA
- the rsxC gene encoding electron transport complex subunit RsxC, producing MKTHTFKGGIFPLEMKELTNKCPIKEAFPSSKTVTIPITMGGAPNTPLVKVGDSVAKGQKIASGEKFMSVPVHSSISGKVKKIQNFTVTGGMTAPCIVIESDGSDNVEFLEPLDPFTCGKEKVLERIKDAGIVGMGGASFPAHVKLNPPEDKEIDYVLVNAAECEPYLTCDERTMIETPEKLIDGLAIILNLVGAAGIIALEDNKAYIKPSLEKIIVEKGYADDIRVMLVKTKYPQGSEKFIVSSCLGVEIPSGKLPADAGVIISNVGTVCAISDAFRLGKPLIERSLTISGGAVENPCNLRVPVGTMISDLSPEFFSLKENSAVKIISGGPMMGFTMPDMNFPVAKGTSGITFLTKDETYLVDEEQCIGCGMCVSVCAMHLSPVLMVRELKAENISNAKKLGLMDCIECGCCAYACPANVRLVQRFRIGKSIVREQIAAAKAKEAVKK from the coding sequence ATGAAAACACACACTTTTAAAGGCGGAATCTTTCCGTTGGAAATGAAGGAGCTTACAAATAAATGCCCTATAAAAGAGGCGTTTCCTTCTTCAAAAACGGTTACGATTCCAATCACCATGGGCGGCGCACCAAACACTCCGCTCGTAAAAGTTGGAGATTCTGTTGCAAAAGGACAGAAAATAGCTTCGGGTGAAAAATTCATGTCAGTGCCCGTCCATTCTTCTATTTCAGGAAAAGTAAAGAAGATTCAGAATTTTACCGTTACTGGCGGAATGACTGCGCCTTGCATTGTTATCGAGTCTGACGGTTCGGACAATGTTGAATTCCTGGAGCCGCTAGATCCGTTTACCTGTGGAAAAGAAAAAGTTCTTGAGCGGATAAAAGATGCTGGAATTGTCGGAATGGGCGGCGCGTCTTTTCCTGCGCATGTAAAATTAAATCCTCCAGAAGATAAAGAAATAGATTACGTTCTTGTCAATGCCGCTGAATGTGAGCCTTATCTTACTTGCGATGAACGCACAATGATTGAAACTCCGGAAAAACTTATAGACGGGCTTGCGATTATTTTGAATCTTGTTGGCGCGGCTGGAATAATTGCGCTTGAAGACAACAAGGCTTATATAAAACCTTCCCTTGAAAAAATTATAGTTGAAAAAGGCTATGCGGATGATATTCGCGTGATGCTTGTCAAAACAAAATATCCGCAGGGTTCTGAAAAATTTATAGTTTCGTCTTGCCTTGGCGTTGAAATTCCTTCGGGAAAACTTCCTGCCGATGCTGGCGTGATTATTTCAAATGTTGGAACTGTCTGCGCGATAAGCGATGCTTTTAGGCTTGGAAAACCTTTGATTGAACGCAGCCTTACAATTTCAGGCGGCGCAGTAGAAAATCCATGCAATTTAAGAGTTCCAGTCGGAACAATGATTTCAGATTTGTCTCCTGAATTTTTTTCTTTAAAAGAAAATTCAGCTGTGAAAATTATTTCCGGCGGTCCGATGATGGGCTTTACGATGCCTGATATGAATTTTCCAGTTGCAAAGGGAACAAGCGGAATTACTTTCCTTACAAAAGATGAAACTTATCTTGTTGATGAAGAGCAGTGCATTGGCTGCGGAATGTGTGTGTCTGTCTGCGCAATGCATTTAAGCCCGGTTCTTATGGTTCGTGAGCTTAAGGCTGAAAATATTTCAAATGCTAAAAAACTTGGTCTTATGGACTGCATTGAATGCGGTTGCTGTGCTTATGCTTGTCCGGCGAATGTTAGGCTTGTTCAGCGTTTCAGAATTGGAAAGTCTATTGTAAGAGAACAGATTGCGGCGGCAAAAGCAAAGGAGGCTGTAAAAAAATGA
- a CDS encoding electron transport complex protein RnfA: MTDMIQLFIKSAIVDNVVFIQYLAICPFIGMTAETGKASGMGLATTFVIILATVVTWPLYKFVMIPLGLEFLQTLFFILVIASLVQLVEFYLKKSAPGLYSSMGVYLALITTNCAVLGVTINCISKDYNYIQSIVYAFGTACGFLLSMVIMSGVRSRIKIAKIPEAFKGTPILYVAAGLLSLAFLGFKGLIK, encoded by the coding sequence ATGACTGATATGATTCAGCTTTTTATAAAGTCAGCAATTGTTGACAATGTTGTTTTTATTCAGTATTTGGCAATCTGTCCTTTTATTGGAATGACTGCTGAAACTGGCAAGGCTTCTGGAATGGGACTTGCTACAACTTTTGTTATCATTCTTGCAACTGTTGTTACTTGGCCTTTGTATAAATTTGTGATGATTCCGCTTGGATTGGAATTTTTGCAGACATTGTTTTTCATTCTTGTAATTGCATCTCTTGTTCAGCTTGTTGAATTTTATCTGAAAAAATCCGCGCCTGGACTTTATTCTTCAATGGGCGTTTATCTTGCGCTGATTACAACAAACTGCGCGGTTCTTGGCGTTACAATAAACTGCATAAGCAAAGACTACAATTATATTCAGAGCATTGTTTATGCTTTTGGAACAGCCTGCGGATTTCTTTTGAGCATGGTGATTATGTCTGGCGTAAGAAGCAGAATTAAAATTGCAAAAATTCCTGAAGCTTTTAAAGGAACTCCAATTCTTTATGTTGCCGCCGGACTTTTGAGCCTTGCGTTTTTAGGCTTTAAAGGTCTTATAAAATAA
- a CDS encoding RnfABCDGE type electron transport complex subunit D, protein MNSENKMFLSSSPHFTAGLSTQKIMLAVLISLLPECIYGVIVFGLPALATILVSVASCFVFEFLFQKITRQKIVVSNLSCCLTGVLLALVIPSTTPLWMTVLGALVAIVIAKGLFGGIGSNVFNPALTGRAFMFISFPVALGASWFNPATDAISSATVLSQVKAGSFVADSSVYLQYFFGNRAGCIGETSILLILLSFAFLAFTKIIDWRAPIAMVGTVAVCTFVSGGDVLFALLSGGLLFGATFMVTDYSTAPVTKKGRLVFGFGCGLITFLIRKFGGYPEGVMFSILIMNAVAPFLNNLSARKYGYGKKGNRKPAPKKIIQDFDVSNAVPLEQKKNAEAEK, encoded by the coding sequence ATGAACTCTGAAAATAAAATGTTTCTTTCTTCTAGCCCGCATTTTACAGCTGGGCTTTCAACTCAAAAAATAATGCTTGCAGTTTTGATTTCTCTGCTTCCTGAATGTATTTATGGCGTTATTGTTTTTGGACTTCCTGCTTTGGCGACAATTCTTGTTTCTGTTGCTTCGTGCTTTGTTTTTGAATTTTTGTTTCAGAAAATCACTCGTCAAAAAATTGTTGTTTCAAATTTGTCTTGCTGTTTAACAGGCGTCTTGCTTGCTCTTGTAATTCCGTCTACAACGCCTTTGTGGATGACAGTTCTTGGCGCGTTGGTTGCGATTGTTATTGCAAAGGGACTTTTTGGAGGAATCGGAAGCAACGTTTTTAATCCGGCGCTTACTGGACGTGCTTTTATGTTTATAAGTTTTCCAGTTGCTTTGGGCGCGTCTTGGTTTAATCCGGCGACCGATGCAATTTCAAGCGCAACAGTTTTGAGTCAAGTTAAGGCAGGCTCTTTTGTTGCTGACAGTTCAGTTTATCTTCAATATTTTTTTGGAAACCGAGCCGGCTGCATTGGCGAAACTTCAATTCTTTTGATTTTGCTTTCGTTTGCATTTCTTGCTTTTACAAAAATAATCGACTGGAGAGCACCAATTGCAATGGTTGGAACTGTTGCTGTCTGCACATTTGTTTCCGGCGGAGATGTTCTTTTTGCGCTTTTGAGCGGAGGACTTTTGTTCGGAGCAACTTTTATGGTTACTGATTATTCAACTGCTCCTGTTACAAAAAAAGGCCGTCTTGTATTTGGCTTTGGCTGCGGACTTATAACTTTCTTGATAAGAAAATTCGGCGGATACCCAGAAGGTGTAATGTTCAGCATTTTGATTATGAATGCTGTGGCTCCGTTCTTGAATAATCTTTCAGCAAGAAAATATGGCTACGGAAAAAAAGGAAACAGAAAGCCTGCTCCTAAAAAAATAATTCAGGATTTTGATGTTTCAAATGCAGTTCCTTTAGAACAGAAAAAAAATGCGGAGGCTGAAAAATGA
- a CDS encoding FMN-binding protein: MSQKNSVLEMLGLGIVLAIYAMAACTVLAVVNNFTYGRIAQNKLNKANAAMKAVVKDADSFEAVDSFPAASNSSITIQNIFIAKQGGNVIGGVAQVTGPTYDKGTIMVGMKSDGTVTGLQFLELTDSPGFGLKANDPTFTLASGKTFYGQFEGKNAKDGFVAGQTFDSISGATITSVGIGNLISAGTECLLKVLDGQEFN, from the coding sequence ATGAGCCAGAAAAATTCAGTCTTGGAAATGCTTGGACTTGGAATTGTCCTTGCGATTTATGCAATGGCGGCTTGCACAGTTCTTGCTGTTGTAAATAATTTTACTTACGGACGGATTGCGCAGAATAAACTTAACAAAGCGAATGCCGCAATGAAAGCTGTTGTAAAAGACGCAGATTCTTTTGAGGCTGTTGATTCATTTCCTGCAGCATCAAATTCTTCTATTACAATACAAAATATTTTTATCGCAAAGCAGGGTGGAAACGTGATTGGCGGAGTTGCCCAAGTTACAGGTCCGACTTATGACAAAGGCACAATCATGGTTGGAATGAAATCCGACGGAACTGTTACAGGCTTGCAGTTTTTGGAGCTTACTGATTCTCCGGGATTCGGCTTGAAGGCAAATGATCCGACTTTTACTCTTGCCAGCGGAAAAACATTTTACGGACAATTTGAAGGAAAAAATGCCAAAGACGGATTTGTTGCCGGTCAGACTTTTGACTCTATTTCCGGGGCGACAATAACTAGCGTTGGCATTGGCAATCTTATTTCCGCAGGAACAGAATGCCTTTTAAAAGTTCTTGATGGACAGGAGTTTAATTGA
- the ybaK gene encoding Cys-tRNA(Pro) deacylase, translating to MKKTNAMRILDSLEIPYETKEYDDDGEHLLHKGAALELSEKLGINPECVFKTIVMRTDSKETVVFCQSAVYEINLKKARAACGAKEVHPAKPEELLSLTGYIRGGCSPIGMKRKYRTFIDETVSLYEKVYVSAGIRGLQLVISPSDLIKASDAQPVDLIL from the coding sequence ATGAAAAAAACAAATGCAATGCGCATTTTAGACAGTTTGGAAATTCCTTATGAAACAAAAGAGTACGACGATGACGGAGAGCATTTGCTTCATAAGGGAGCTGCCTTGGAGCTTTCTGAAAAACTTGGAATAAATCCTGAATGCGTTTTTAAAACGATAGTCATGCGCACGGATTCAAAAGAGACTGTTGTTTTTTGCCAGAGCGCGGTTTATGAAATCAACTTGAAAAAGGCCAGAGCTGCTTGTGGCGCAAAAGAAGTTCATCCTGCTAAGCCTGAGGAACTTTTGTCGCTTACAGGATATATCCGAGGCGGCTGTTCTCCAATTGGAATGAAACGGAAATACAGAACTTTTATTGATGAAACAGTTTCGCTTTATGAAAAGGTTTATGTCAGCGCAGGAATCCGCGGACTTCAGCTTGTGATTTCTCCTTCTGATTTGATAAAAGCCAGCGATGCCCAGCCTGTTGATTTAATTCTTTAA